From a single Brassica oleracea var. oleracea cultivar TO1000 chromosome C5, BOL, whole genome shotgun sequence genomic region:
- the LOC106294655 gene encoding protoporphyrinogen oxidase, which translates to MPLAISLPTSSPPPHLSPRRHANLRYRRVSVARSSTQENQTGVIIVGAGLAGLAAATRLASQRIPFLLLEASDGVGGRVRTDIVDGFFLDRGFQIFITAYPEAKKLLDYEALDLQRFYAGAKVFYGGEFHTVADPLRHLLDSVASLTNPIGSVVDKGLIALTRARVLIKSDEEILTSAEEVPTIDLLRGIGFSDEILDRFFRPFFGGIFFDRDLETTSKLFDFIFRCLALGENTLPSMGIGEIPNQLAAKLPADSILMNTRVASLEYPNGSDSGPPIVRLQDGGVLNAELGVVLAVEQPQVDKLLSGIREPVITKPARSTVCIYFTAEPDQIPVQDPVLFLNGTNTGIINNMFFPTNVARTYAPPGKALVSVSLIGSFEDRSDDDLAAEVLRELSGWFGESLVTSWRHLRTYRIQFAQPNQCPPTELVKNPRVGSGLYLCGDYMTSATFDGALFSGRRAAEALLLEKGLV; encoded by the coding sequence ATGCCACTGGCGATCTCTCTCCCAACCTCATCTCCTCCTCCTCATCTCTCCCCTCGCCGTCATGCAAATCTCCGATACCGACGCGTCTCCGTAGCTCGATCTTCCACCCAAGAGAACCAGACCGGCGTCATCATCGTCGGCGCCGGACTCGCCGGCTTAGCCGCCGCCACTCGCCTCGCCTCCCAACGAATCCCTTTCCTGCTCCTCGAAGCTTCCGACGGCGTCGGCGGCCGCGTCCGCACAGACATCGTCGACGGATTCTTCCTCGACAGAGGGTTTCAGATTTTCATCACCGCGTACCCCGAAGCCAAGAAGCTTCTCGATTACGAGGCCCTTGATCTGCAGAGATTCTACGCCGGAGCTAAGGTTTTCTACGGCGGGGAGTTTCACACGGTGGCCGATCCTCTCCGTCATTTATTAGACTCAGTGGCGTCTCTAACAAACCCGATCGGATCCGTTGTTGACAAGGGGCTCATCGCGTTGACGAGAGCTAGGGTTCTGATTAAATCGGACGAAGAGATATTGACTAGCGCCGAAGAAGTTCCGACTATTGATCTCCTCCGGGGCATCGGTTTCTCCGATGAGATTCTCGATCGGTTTTTCCGGCCGTTCTTCGGCGGGATTTTCTTTGACAGAGACCTCGAAACGACGTCGAAGCTATTCGATTTTATTTTCAGGTGTCTTGCTCTCGGAGAAAACACGCTTCCCTCCATGGGGATCGGAGAGATCCCTAACCAGTTGGCGGCGAAACTACCCGCTGATTCTATCTTGATGAACACTAGGGTCGCTTCGTTGGAGTATCCAAACGGGTCGGATTCGGGTCCGCCTATAGTGAGACTCCAAGACGGCGGCGTTTTGAATGCAGAGTTAGGTGTTGTACTCGCCGTCGAGCAACCCCAAGTGGATAAGCTTCTGAGCGGTATTAGAGAACCGGTTATTACTAAACCGGCTCGGAGCACTGTTTGCATTTACTTTACAGCTGAACCGGATCAGATACCGGTGCAAGATCCGGTTCTGTTTCTCAACGGGACGAACACCGGTATCATCAACAACATGTTTTTTCCTACAAACGTTGCTCGGACATACGCGCCGCCGGGAAAGGCTCTGGTTTCGGTATCATTGATCGGTTCGTTCGAGGATAGATCCGATGATGATTTAGCAGCAGAGGTTCTCAGAGAACTCTCTGGTTGGTTCGGTGAGTCTTTAGTTACGTCATGGAGACATTTGAGAACATACCGGATCCAATTTGCTCAACCGAACCAGTGCCCACCCACTGAGTTGGTTAAGAATCCTCGTGTTGGGTCGGGTCTTTACTTATGCGGTGATTACATGACTTCTGCTACGTTTGACGGTGCTTTGTTCTCTGGGAGACGAGCTGCGGAAGCTTTGTTACTAGAAAAGGGACTAGTTTGA
- the LOC106295751 gene encoding phosphatidate phosphatase PAH1: protein MSLVGRFGSLISQGVYSVATPFHPFGGAIDAIVVQQEDGSFRSTPWYVRFGKFQGVLKGAEKFVKISVNGTEADFHMYLDNSGEAYFIREVDPAAANDNTENNNGNENNGLRLEHSLSDAGAEREGFNSLSRLDRTESDCNRRYYDFQDDDDDDDPPSPTSEYGEGQGSDSEVVLVSVDGRILTAPVSAAEQEAENLRLNTPQFHLAPGDGTEFCEGNTEFASSETSWDTEFISKVESSEKVDSRSRDITVKDSHYTELSQPGENVKSEEPAQNLKEGELLSTAVTENARGEEEVAVETVNTLIDGSESSTTQLTTEEVRITEESVDANTESECEDEQTKTSAETAILIESEASERVSIDSTREEDEQLTPSKPNKDSENRNTIDSVAATSSVDIELKYELSLCKDELRQGMGLTAAAEVFNTHIISIEEYKNSAASILESENLVVRIRETYMPWKKAARIILGKVAFDLDLDIQPEDVISVEENESSKPKDDDEAAATTPSSSGRRWRLWPIPFRRVKTIEHTSSNSSSEEDLFVDSEPGLQNSPEVLSAAESRHESPRRQLVRTNVPTNEQIASLNLKDGQNMITFSFSTRVLGTQQVDAHIYRWRWDTKIVISDVDGTITKSDVLGQFMPLVGKDWTQSGVAKLFSAIKENGYQLLFLSARAIVQAYLTRSFLNNLKQDGKALPNGPVVISPDGLFPALYREVIRRAPHEFKIACLEDIRKLFPKDYNPFYAGFGNRDTDELSYRKLGIPKGKIFIINPKGEVATGHRIDVKKSYTSLHTLVNDMFPPTSLVEQEDYNPWNFWKLPVEEVD from the exons ATGAGTTTGGTCGGAAGATTCGGGAGCTTGATTTCTCAAGGCGTTTACTCCGTCGCCACACCGTTCCACCCCTTCGGTGGCGCCATCGATGCGATCGTCGTCCAACAAGAAGACGGCTCCTTCCGCAGCACGCCCTGGTACGTCAGGTTCGGCAAGTTCCAAGGCGTTCTCAAAGGCGCAGAGAAGTTCGTGAAGATCTCCGTGAATGGCACCGAAGCTGATTTCCACATGTATCTCGACAACTCCGGGGAAGCGTATTTCATCAGAGAGGTTGATCCTGCAGCAGCTAATGACAACACAGAGAATAACAATGGTAATGAGAACAACGGTTTACGCCTTGAGCATAGTTTATCAGACGCTGGTGCTGAGAGAGAAGGTTTCAACTCTTTGAGTCGGCTTGACAGGACGGAGTCTGATTGTAACAGGAGGTATTATGATTTCCAGGATGATGATGATGATGATGATCCGCCTTCTCCTACCTCTGAGTATGGGGAGGGTCAAGGATCAGACTCTGAAGTGGTTTTGGTGAGTGTTGATGGACGTATACTAACGGCTCCTGTCTCGGCGGCGGAGCAGGAGGCTGAGAATCTACGGTTGAACACTCCTCAGTTTCATTTGGCTCCTGGCGATGGGACTGAGTTTTGTGAAGGGAATACTGAGTTTGCTTCCTCTGAGACTTCTTGGGATACTGAGTTTATCAGCAAAGTAGAGTCATCTGAGAAAGTAGATTCCCGTTCTCGTGATATTACCGTAAAAGATTCTCATTATACTGAACTGTCACAACCTGGTGAGAATGTGAAGTCTGAGGAGCCAGCTCAGAATCTAAAAGAAGGTGAGCTTCTATCTACTGCAGTCACAGAAAATGCTAGAGGTGAAGAGGAAGTGGCTGTTGAAACAGTGAATACTCTCATTGATGGTTCTGAATCTTCTACAACTCAACTAACAACAGAAGAAGTGAGAATAACTGAGGAATCTGTTGATGCTAATACGGAGTCAGAATGTGAAGATGAACAGACAAAAACTTCTGCAGAAACTGCCATCTTAATTGAGTCAGAAGCATCTGAGAGAGTCTCTATAGATTCAACAAGGGAGGAAGATGAGCAACTAACTCCATCGAAACCAAATAAGGATAGCGAGAACAGGAACACTATTGATTCAGTAGCTGCAACTTCTAGTGTGGACATAGAACTGA AGTATGAGCTATCACTTTGCAAGGACGAGCTTCGTCAAGGCATGGGACTCACCGCAGCTGCTGAAGTCTTTAACACGCATATAATCTCCATAGAAGAATACAAAAACTCAGCAGCATCAATCCTCGAAAGCGAAAATCTAGTCGTTAGGATCAGAGAAACGTACATGCCATGGAAGAAAGCTGCTCGAATCATACTTGGAAAGGTTGCATTCGATCTAGACTTAGATATTCAGCCAGAGGATGTGATCTCCGTGGAGGAAAACGAATCTTCAAAGCCCAAGGATGATGATGAAGCTGCAGCAACAACTCCATCTTCGTCCGGAAGAAGATGGAGACTCTGGCCTATTCCTTTTAGAAGGGTGAAAACGATCGAGCACACGAGTAGCAACTCCTCGAGCGAAGAGGATCTGTTTGTTGATTCCGAGCCTGGCTTGCAGAACTCGCCGGAGGTGCTATCAGCCGCGGAGAGCCGCCATGAGTCTCCGCGTAGGCAGCTTGTGAGAACCAATGTCCCTACTAATGAGCAGATCGCGTCTCTGAATCTGAAAGATGGTCAGAATATGATCACTTTTAGTTTCTCCACAAGAGTTCTTGGAACACAACAG GTTGATGCACATATTTACCGGTGGAGATGGGACACTAAGATTGTAATTTCAGATGTTGATGGGACTATAACTAA ATCTGATGTGTTAGGTCAGTTCATGCCTTTGGTTGGAAAGGACTGGACACAGTCTGGTGTGGCCAAGCTTTTTTCAGCCATTAAG GAGAATGGATACCAGCTGCTATTTCTGAGCGCTCGTGCCATTGTTCAGGCATATCTAACAAGAAGTTTCTTAAATAATCTAAAACAG GACGGAAAAGCTCTGCCTAACGGTCCTGTAGTCATTTCACCAGACGGGCTGTTTCCAGCGTTGTACCGTGAAG TGATAAGAAGAGCACCTCATGAATTCAAGATTGCATGTTTGGAG GATATCAGGAAACTCTTCCCAAAGGATTACAACCCGTTCTACGCTGGATTTGGGAACAGAGACACTGATGAGCTGAGTTACAGGAAACTCGGAATCCCCAAGGGAAAGATATTCATTATCAACCCAAAG GGAGAGGTAGCAACAGGACATCGCATAGATGTTAAGAAGTCGTACACATCACTTCATACCCTTGTGAACGACATGTTTCCTCCAACTTCACTTGTTGAGCAG GAAGATTATAACCCATGGAACTTCTGGAAACTGCCAGTAGAAGAGGTCGACTGA
- the LOC106294656 gene encoding protein GPR107, giving the protein MTKLPLFVSLLLSAASFITRTSAETKSLTISDDDRPMILFEKFGFTRSGHVSVSVSSVSVTSPSAAAIPDPSRLGFFLMSEESLLQVLLEIQQNPSFCVLDSPHVLHLFTFHDLSPPPSSSYEHLYPVTSPNEYSLFFVNCVRDTKISMKVRTEMYNLDPNGSKDYLPAGSTRLPELYFLFFIGYLAFLGLWGYACWVNKRVVHRIHVLMAALLLMKALNLICAAEDKHYVKVTGTPHGWDVLFYIFQFIRVVLLFTVIVLIGTGWSFLKPFLQEKEKNVLMVVVPLQVLANIASVVIGETGPFIKDWVTWNQVFLLVDIVCCCAILFPIVWSIRSLRETSKTDGKAARNLAKLTLFRQFYIVVIGYLYFTRIVVFALKSIAAYKYLWVSNAAEEIASLVFYMVMFYMFRPVEKNEYFVLDEEDEEAAELVLKEDDFDL; this is encoded by the coding sequence ATGACGAAACTACCCCTCTTCGTCTCCCTCCTCCTCTCCGCCGCCAGTTTCATCACCCGCACATCGGCGGAGACAAAGTCCCTCACAATCTCCGACGACGACAGACCGATGATCCTCTTCGAGAAGTTCGGATTCACTCGATCGGGCCACGTCAGCGTCTCCGTCTCCTCCGTATCGGTAACCTCCCCTTCGGCCGCCGCGATCCCGGATCCGTCGCGGCTAGGGTTCTTCCTCATGTCGGAGGAGTCGCTCCTCCAGGTCCTCCTCGAGATCCAGCAGAACCCTAGCTTCTGCGTGCTCGACTCCCCTCACGTCCTCCACCTCTTCACGTTCCACGATCTATCGCCCCCGCCGAGCTCCAGTTACGAGCACTTGTACCCCGTGACTTCCCCCAACGAGTACTCTCTGTTCTTCGTCAATTGCGTGAGGGATACGAAGATCTCGATGAAGGTCAGAACGGAGATGTATAACTTAGATCCGAACGGGTCGAAGGATTACCTTCCCGCCGGGTCAACCCGTTTACCCGAATTGTATTTCTTATTCTTTATCGGATACTTAGCTTTCCTCGGTCTGTGGGGGTATGCTTGTTGGGTTAATAAAAGAGTCGTTCATAGGATCCACGTCCTCATGGCGGCGCTTCTGTTAATGAAGGCTTTGAATCTGATCTGCGCCGCTGAGGATAAACACTACGTGAAGGTCACGGGGACTCCTCACGGATGGGACGTGTTGTTCTATATTTTTCAGTTTATCCGCGTGGTTCTTTTATTCACGGTGATTGTGTTGATTGGAACTGGGTGGTCTTTCTTGAAGCCGTTCTTGCAGGAGAAAGAGAAGAACGTGTTGATGGTTGTTGTTCCTCTTCAGGTTCTCGCCAACATTGCCTCCGTTGTGATCGGAGAGACGGGGCCTTTTATTAAAGATTGGGTGACTTGGAACCAGGTGTTCTTGCTTGTGGATATAGTGTGCTGTTGTGCTATCTTGTTCCCTATTGTTTGGTCGATACGTTCGTTGAGAGAGACTTCGAAAACCGATGGGAAAGCGGCAAGGAACTTGGCGAAGTTGACTCTGTTTAGACAGTTTTATATTGTTGTGATAGGGTACTTGTATTTTACGAGGATCGTGGTGTTTGCGTTGAAGTCGATTGCTGCGTATAAGTATCTGTGGGTGAGCAATGCGGCTGAGGAGATTGCGAGTCTGGTGTTTTACATGGTGATGTTCTATATGTTTAGGCCGGTTGAGAAGAATGAGTATTTTGTTCTTGATGAAGAAGATGAAGAAGCTGCGGAGTTGGTCTTGAAGGAGGATGATTTTGATCTCTGA